A genomic window from Methanomassiliicoccales archaeon includes:
- a CDS encoding Gar1/Naf1 family protein, which translates to MRFLGEVNEITSEGKLIVRASFAPRPKETVFDNRKRPLGRVGRIFGPVSSPYVSVELTNHKSLLSAMGMQVYVEGVDEFGKGGKRRGR; encoded by the coding sequence ATGAGGTTTCTTGGAGAGGTCAATGAAATTACTTCTGAAGGAAAGCTCATTGTTAGGGCAAGCTTCGCTCCTCGACCGAAGGAGACGGTATTTGACAATCGTAAAAGACCGTTGGGACGCGTGGGCCGAATCTTCGGGCCTGTGTCGTCGCCCTACGTTTCGGTCGAGCTCACCAATCATAAGAGCCTGCTGTCTGCCATGGGAATGCAGGTCTATGTAGAGGGGGTAGATGAATTTGGCAAAGGCGGTAAAAGAAGGGGCCGATGA
- a CDS encoding 4-phosphopantoate--beta-alanine ligase, translating to MQISKEHPRYKSLVTREMMAQKVKEGIVAPAGLIAHGRGEAFDYLLGERTTENARKAEAAAAALMLEARKPVISVNGNAAALCADGIVNLAQAVRARVEVNLFHRTPERVEKVISVLEAAGAREVLGRTPDAALPGIASERALCCRDGIYSADAVLVPLEDGDRAEALVRAGKKVIAIDLNPLSRTARAAHITIVDELTRAIPSINSLVPEMKRNSEKRMALLNSFDNAKNLEEAMAIMCANLRAAGGGKE from the coding sequence GTGCAGATCTCAAAAGAGCATCCTAGATACAAGTCTCTCGTCACACGGGAGATGATGGCGCAAAAGGTAAAGGAGGGAATAGTGGCACCCGCTGGACTAATAGCGCATGGGCGGGGAGAGGCCTTCGATTATCTGCTTGGTGAGCGGACCACCGAAAATGCCAGAAAAGCTGAGGCAGCGGCCGCGGCATTAATGCTGGAGGCCAGAAAGCCAGTGATCTCAGTTAACGGGAACGCTGCTGCGCTCTGTGCTGATGGAATCGTCAATTTGGCGCAGGCGGTGCGCGCACGTGTGGAGGTCAACCTCTTTCATCGGACCCCTGAAAGAGTGGAAAAGGTAATCTCTGTGTTAGAGGCCGCAGGGGCCCGCGAAGTATTAGGGCGCACACCCGACGCAGCTCTGCCTGGCATTGCCTCGGAGCGGGCATTATGTTGTCGGGATGGTATCTATTCTGCTGACGCGGTACTGGTCCCATTGGAGGATGGGGATAGGGCCGAGGCTCTGGTGAGAGCGGGCAAGAAGGTCATAGCTATCGATTTAAATCCCCTGTCCCGGACTGCTAGGGCAGCGCACATAACCATAGTTGACGAGCTGACCCGCGCCATACCTTCGATAAATTCCCTCGTGCCTGAGATGAAAAGAAATTCAGAGAAAAGAATGGCCCTGCTCAATTCCTTCGACAACGCGAAAAACCTGGAAGAGGCGATGGCCATAATGTGCGCCAACCTGAGAGCCGCGGGAGGAGGCAAAGAATAA
- a CDS encoding adenosylhomocysteinase: MDEELLVRGMRRLEWAEAHMGVLAEVGKRLAKERVMEGVKIGMALHVEAKTGMLAITLMRAGAKVRLASCNPLSTDDSVAAALKEKYGIETYAKKWETTDEYYENLNRVLDMSPDFVVDDGADLITLLHTQRTRELKEVKGGNEETTTGVIRLRSMAKEGKLKFPIISVNDAQMKFLFDNRYGTGQSTFDGFMNATNLLVAGKRLVVAGYGWCGKGIAMRAKGLGASVIVTEVDPIKAIEAKLDGFEVMPMIDAAKQADVIISATGCKDVVRREHLEVLKDGCVLGNSGHFDNEISRTALEAYAGKPRRAREFIDEYRFPDGRRAYLIAEGRLMNLAAGQGHPVEIMDMSFSIQALAMDYLVKNHSNLRPQVYNVPRELDQMVARLKLKVMGVSIDSLTPEQERYLSNWQEGT; the protein is encoded by the coding sequence ATGGACGAGGAATTGCTGGTCAGAGGGATGCGCCGCCTGGAATGGGCAGAGGCGCATATGGGAGTTTTGGCCGAGGTGGGTAAGCGCCTGGCGAAAGAACGGGTGATGGAAGGGGTAAAGATAGGTATGGCTTTACATGTGGAGGCCAAGACGGGAATGCTGGCCATTACTTTAATGCGCGCCGGGGCCAAGGTCCGATTGGCTTCCTGCAATCCTCTTTCCACTGATGACTCGGTAGCCGCGGCGCTTAAGGAAAAGTACGGCATCGAGACATACGCCAAGAAATGGGAGACTACCGATGAGTACTATGAGAATTTAAATCGAGTCCTGGACATGTCTCCTGACTTCGTCGTTGATGACGGCGCTGACCTCATCACCTTGTTGCATACGCAGCGCACACGTGAATTGAAAGAAGTAAAAGGAGGGAATGAGGAGACCACCACGGGCGTGATACGCCTTCGTTCCATGGCCAAGGAGGGAAAGCTAAAATTCCCAATAATCTCAGTTAACGACGCACAAATGAAATTCCTCTTCGACAACCGTTATGGTACGGGACAATCCACCTTTGATGGTTTCATGAATGCCACTAACCTCTTGGTGGCGGGGAAAAGGCTGGTGGTGGCAGGGTATGGATGGTGCGGTAAGGGCATCGCCATGAGAGCCAAGGGATTGGGGGCAAGCGTCATCGTGACCGAGGTGGATCCCATTAAAGCCATTGAGGCTAAGCTTGATGGCTTCGAAGTGATGCCCATGATAGACGCTGCTAAGCAGGCGGATGTGATCATATCTGCCACCGGATGCAAAGATGTGGTGCGGAGAGAGCATCTAGAGGTCCTTAAAGACGGGTGCGTGCTGGGCAACTCAGGGCATTTTGACAACGAGATTTCCAGAACTGCGCTCGAAGCATATGCCGGTAAACCTCGCAGAGCAAGGGAGTTCATCGATGAGTACAGATTTCCCGATGGCCGAAGGGCCTACTTGATCGCAGAAGGACGCCTTATGAACCTGGCAGCGGGGCAGGGGCATCCGGTGGAGATAATGGATATGAGCTTCTCCATCCAAGCTTTGGCCATGGATTATCTGGTAAAGAACCATTCTAATTTAAGGCCGCAGGTCTACAACGTTCCTCGGGAGTTGGATCAAATGGTAGCCCGGTTGAAGCTTAAGGTCATG